The Mesoterricola silvestris sequence GCCCGTGGCCTGGGGGGAGGTGGCGGCCCTGGTGGCGGCCCAGGCCCCCCCGGAGGTGCGGTTCGAGGTCCCGGCGGGGACCGCCGGCCCGCTGCCGGTGCAGGGGCTGGTGAGGACCCTGAGGGCCCTGCTGGCCAACGCCCTGGAGGCCTGCCCGGAGCCGGGGGGGATCCTGGTGCGGGCCTGGGAGGAGCCCGGGGCCTGGAACCTGGAGGTGGTGGACCGGGGCCGGGGCATGGCCCCGGAGGTGCTGGCCCGGGCCGGGGATCCGTTCTTCACGACGAAGGAGGCGGGGGAGGGCATGGGGCTGGGCCTCTTCCTGGCCCGCACCTTCGCCGAGCAGCTGGGGGGCGGCCTGACCCTCCAGTCCTCCCCGGGCGCGGGCACGCGGGTCCGGATGCGGTGGCCCGGCCATGGCTGAGCCCGGGCCCTCCCTGCTGCTGGCGGAGGACGACGCGCCCTTCCGGGAGCGCCTGGCCACGGCCCTGCGCCGCCGCGGCCTGGAGGTGCAGGCGGCCTCCTGCGTTCCCGAGGCGCTGGCCCTGGCCCGGGAGGAGAGCCCCGAGTGGGCCCTGGTGGATCTCCGCATGCCCGGGGGCTCGGGCCTGGACTTGGTGCGGGAATTGAAGGGCCTGGACCCGGAGACCCGGGTGGTGGTGCTCACGGCCTACGGCAGCATCGCCACGGCCCTGGAGGCGGTGCGCCTGGGCGCGGCCCACTACCTGACCAAGCCCGCGGACGTGGACCGCATCCTGGCCGCCTTCACCGGCGGCCCCAGCGCCCCGGAGGAGGCGTCCACCCCCTCCCTGGACCTGGTGGAATGGGAACACCTCCAGCGGGTGCTGGCGGACTGCGAAGGCAATGTCTCCGAGGCCGCCCGGCGCCTGGGCATGCACCGCCGCTCCCTGCAGCGGAAGCTGGACCGGACCCGGCCGCCGCGCTGATCCGCCGGGGGGACGGGAAAGGGGGACCCGCCGGGCCCCCCTTCCGGGTTCCGGATCAGGAGCGCTGTTCCTCCCCGAAGCCCTCCATGACGTCGGCCATGGTGGTGTATTTCCGGTCGGGCAGGCCGTCCAGGGCCTTCATGACCGCCGGGTCCGGGTCCCCCTTCCTGACGTGGGCGACGAGATCCCCCTTCTGACAGGGGAAATCGATTCCTTTGAGATGGAGCGCGATGTTGGACGGAGATTCTCCGCCGACGCCTCGGGTCATGGCATCCTCCTGGGCAAGCCTGCGGCCGGTGTGCGTTCCCGGAACCATTCCGGAGTCCCGTGCCGCTGCCCCTACCATGCGGGAGGCGCCACCCTGGTTCCCGGCCGGGGCCCGCGCATTCATGGATGGAAGGCGGGCACCATTGGGCCGGAGCCCTCATCCATGGCTCTGTGGCGAAGGGCAGCCCGTGGGCCGCCGCCAGGATGGATGCCCATGCACAAGGCCCCGCGAAGCACCCGAACCCCCAAGCGCATCCCGCCCGACGTGGTGGACGCCGTCGTGAGGGGCGGGGAGGCGGGGCTCACCGATGAGGAACTGCACGACGTGCTCCAGGTGGGCTCCCCCGGCGCGCCCAAGGAGCGGCCCCCCAAGCTGGATTTCCCCCTGGTGGCCCTGGGCGCCTCGGCGGGGGGGCTGGGGGCCTTCGAGGCCTTCTTCTCGGGCCTTCCGGATGGGCAGGCGGGAATGGCCTTCGTGCTGGTGCAGCACCTGGCGCCGGACCACGCCAGCATCCTGGCCAGCCTCCTGGCGCGGTACACGGAGCTTTCGGTGCACGAGGCGGTGGACGGCATCCGGGTTCAGCCCGACTGCGTCTACGTGATCCCCCCGGGCCGGGACATGGCCCTGCACGACGGGGCCCTGCGGCTCTTCCTGCCGGCCCAGCCCCGGGGGATCCGCACCACCATCGATTTCTTCTTCCGCACCCTGGCGGAGGAACTGGGGGAAAGGGCCATTTGCATCATCCTTTCCGGCACCGGCAGCGACGGCACCCAGGGGGTGCGCATGGTGAAGGGGGAGGGGGGCATGGTGATGGTGCAGGCCCCCGACACCACCGAATTCGACGGCATGCCCCGCAGCGCCCTCTCCACCGGCCTGGTGGACTACGTGTTGCCGCCGGACCAGATGATGGGGGCCCTGCGGCACTACGTGGACCACGCCTTCGGGGACCGGCGCAGCCGGGCCGCCACCCCCTCGGCGGTGCAGGCGCTCCCCCAGGTTGTCGCGGTGCTGCGGCACCGCACCACCCACGACTTCTCCCAGTACAAGGAAAGCACCGTCCTGCGCCGCCTGGAGCGGCGCATGGTGCTGCACCGCCTGGAGAAGGTGGAGGCCTACCTGGACTTCCTGAAGACCGATCCCCAGGAGGTGGACGCGCTGTTCCACGACCTGCTCATCGGGGTGACGGCTTTCTTCCGGGACCGGGAGGCCTTCCTGGAACTGCGCCGCACCGTCATCCCCGCCCTGCTGGACGGCCGGGAGCCCGGGGGGCTGGTGCGGGTGTGGGTGTGCGGCTGCTCCACGGGGGAGGAAGCGTACAGCCTGGCCATCCTGCTCCGCCACCACCTGGAGGAGCACCGGCTCAACCTGCGGGTGCAGGTGTTCGCCACGGACATCGACAGGATGGCCATCGACACGGCCCGCAAGGGCGTGTACGCCACCTGCCACGTGCCGGATATCCCGGAGGAATTCCTGGCCCGGTTCTTCACCAGGGACTTGGAGAACGGCACGCTGCTGGTCAATCCGTCCGTCCGGGACATGCTGGTCTTTTCCGAGCAGGACGTCATCAAGGATCCGCCCCTTTCCAGGATGGATCTCATCACCTGCCGGAACGTCATGATCTACATGAACGTCTCCCTGCAGCGGAAGATCATCCCGCTCTTCCATTACGCCCTCAACGCGGGGGGCATCCTGTTCCTGGGCTCCTCCGAGACCCTGGGGGAGAACGGGCCGATGTTCCAGACCGTCCACCGCAAGCACAAGCTCTTCCGGCGGCGGGAGGGGATCCTGCGGGTGCCGGAGCTCCCCCCCATGAACCGGCCCGCCCGGGAGATGGGACTCCGGGGCCGGGGGGAGGACCGGGCGGGGCCTCTGCGCCTGGGGGATCCGCGCCTGGGGTACCGGAGCATGCTGGAACAGGCCCTGGTGAACCACTACCTCCAGTCCGCCCTGCTCACGGATGACCGGGGGGACATCCTCCACGTCCTGGGGCGGTGCGGCGCCTACCTGGAACCCGCCCAGGGGGACGCGGCCTTCAATGTGCTGGCCATGGCCCGGCCGGGCCTCAAGAGCGCCATGCTCAGCGCCTTCCAGGAAGCGTCCCGGAACAAGGGGCAGGTGGGCCGCCGATCCGTTCCCTTCCGCCCGGAGGGAGCCCCCCCCATGCGCGTGGGCATCACGGTGCGGGCCCTGCCGCCCTCGCCCATCCTCCTGACCTCGCCGGACCACTTCCTGGTGGTCCTGGAGGAGGAGCACCGCTGGGAAGCCCATCGGGACAGGGAAGCCCCGCCGGATCCCCCGCAGGCCCCCGTGGAGGCCCTGGTGGCGGCCCTGGAGGACGAGCTGCGGACCAAGGACGCCTACATCCAGACGACCCTGGAGGAAATGGCCACCTCCAACGAGGAACTGAATTCCGCCAACGAGGAACTGCAGTCCATCAACGAGGAGATGTCCTCCGCCAACGAGGAGCTGGAGACCTCCAAGGAGGAGCTCCAGTCCGTCAACGAGGAGCTTGGCACAGTGAATGCCGAACTTCAGAACAAGGTGGCGGAGCTGTCCCAGGCCTACAGCGACATCAACAGCCTCCTGAGCGGAACCGGGGTGGGGATCCTGGTGGTGGACCGGCAGCTGCGCATCGTGCGCTTCACCCCCGCCCTGGCGCAGCTCATCAACCTCGTGCCGGGGGACGTGGGCCGGCCCCTGAAGCATTTGTCCACCAACCTGGTGGGTCCGTTCCAGCTGGACGAGGAGATCCGGAGGGTCCTGGCCACGGGCGCCAGCGCGGATTTCGAAGTGCAGGCCCGGAAGGGCGCATGGTACCTGTTGCACCTGCGGCCGTCGCCCCCCCTGGATCCCGCCCAGGACGGGGTGGTGGTCACCTGCGTGGACATCAGCTGCCGCAGGCAGGTGGAGACGGATCTGGGCGATTGGGAAAACCAGCTCACGGCCCTGAACGAAGCGGGCTTCGGGGTGTTCCGCATCGACCACCAGTCCGGCCGGACCTTCCTTTCCGCCCACCTGCGCGCCATGCTGGGCCTGGCCGCCGGACGGGAGTTCACGGCGGAGGAACTCTCGGCCCTGCTGCACCCTGAGGGGGCGCGGCTGCTTCCCGCGGACCGGGATGAAACCTGGAGCACCTCGTACGCCGCCGGCGCGGACCGGCGGGTGGTCACCACCCTCGGCCGGGTGATTTTCGAACAGACCCCGGAGGCCCGCATTCCGGTGCGGGAGTCGGGCATCTGCACCACCACGCTGGATGGCGTTGTCCTGACCCGCCAGGACGGGCCGCCGGCACCCCAGGGAGAGGAGCCTTCCCCATGAGCATGTATGGATGGACACCGGATTTCGATAGACCGAACAAGCATGACCCTTGGCCGGAGGTGCGTTCCTTCGCCGAAGGCCTCACCCCGGGGTCGCCGCCCCTGAGCCTGGTTCCCGGGGAGGACGAGAACGTCCAGGACCTCATCAACGAACTGATCGTGGCCCACCTGGAGACCCAGGCCCAGAACGAGGAGCTGCGCCAGGCCCACTGGGCCCTGGAGGCCACCCGGGAGCACTATTTCGAACTGTTCCACTGCGCCCCCCTGGGCTCCCTGGTGCTGGACGGCAAGGGGATCATCCGGGAAAGCAATCTGGCCGCGGAGGATCTCCTGCAGCTGCCGTCCCGCAAGTTGCGGAACCGGCCCCTGGGGCGGTTCGTGCAGCAGGAGGACCATGGCGCCTACGCCAAGTGCCTGGCCTGGTCCGTGCAGGGGGGCGCTTCCCGCCAGTGCCGGGTGCGGCTGCGCCAGGGGGGGCGTTTCGTGCCGGTGGCCGTGGCCCTCCGCCGGCCCATGGGGGCGCAGCCGGAGGCGCCCCTGCTGGCGAACCTGCTGGAAATGGACGGGACCGGGGCGGAGCGGGCCCCGGCCCCCCAGGTCCGCCTGGAGCCGCGCATGGCGGGGCTCACCGGGCTGGCCCGGCGCTTTTCCCAGGAGACCACCCGGGCCATGGCCTCCATCCGCTCCCTGGTGGAGTCCCAGATGGTCCATGCGCCCCCCGGCAGCGCCCTGGCCCGGGACCTGGAGGCCATCCGGGAACTGTGCCGCATGGGCCGGGGCTTCGCCCTGGGCCTGGCCGGGTTCGCCAAGGAGCGGCTGGCCACGGTGCAATCCATCGATCTCAACGCCCTGGTGTGCGACGAAATGACCCTGCTCAAGGGCCAGGGCGCGGCGGTGCGGGTCGCCCCCGACCTGGACCCGGGGCTGAGGCTCATTCCCGGCGACCCCTCGGCCCTGGCCACCTGCCTGATCCACCTCTGCGCCAACGCCCTGGAAGCCATGCCCGGCGGCGGGACCCTGGGCCTGGCCACCCGCAACGAAACCGAGGACGCGGTGCTCCTGGAAGTGAGCGACACCGGCGCCGGCATGGCGCCGGAGGTGCTGGAGCGGGCAGCCGAGCCCCTCTTTTCCACCCGGCGCCACCGCAACGCCGCGGGCCTGGGGCTCTCCCTGGTGTACGGCGCCATGCGGGCCCACCACGGCCGCATGGAACTGGAAAGCGCCCTGGGCGAAGGCACCACCGTGAGGCTGCACTTCTCGGCTGTTCGCTCGGTATAGGGCCGGGCTTGGCGATGGGGCGGGAGTACGAGAACGTGGACGTTCCTTTCTTTTCAGATGGAACCCCACGATGCGACGAATGGTCATCCCCTGCCTGTGCCTGCTCGCCCTGGCCTGCGCGTCCCCCCTGACGAAGCTGAGGCCCGGGGAGGGCGGTCCCAGCCTCCGCCTGGGGGCGGTCACGGTGGAGGACCACAGCCGGCAGCTCAAGCGCCTGAGGCCCCAGGGGCCCGGGGAGGCCAATACCCCCGAGGCCCGGCGGGCGGCCTTGGATGCCCACGGCCGCTGGCTCCAGTGGGCCTTCCGGGAGGAGGCCCAGGCCTGCGGCATCGCCTTCCGGGAGGACGCGCCCTACCGGCTGGAGCTGGCGGTGACGGACCTGGGGGAGATCCGCACCTCGTACATCCTCTACGGCATCGCCTCCGGCGTGGCCTGGGGCGTGGGCACGGGCCTGGTGATGCACAACACCCGCCTGGCGGTGGGGCTGGGCGGGTACGAACTGCTGGAGGAAAGCGCCTTCTGGATCGGGGGGAGCGCCCTGTTCGGGTCCTTCTCGGCGCCCGCCGTGCTGGAAGCCCGGCTGTACCTTCCGGGGGAGGCCAAGCCGTTCTGGACCGAAACCTACTACGTGCTGTCCGGACGATCCCTCCTCAAGGAACGGCCCAAGGCGGAGCGGTCGGACCGGGCCATCCAGTTGGAGGCCTCCCTGCAGAAGGCGGTGCAAAAGCTCCTGGAGGACCTGGAGGCCATCCCGGGGTTCCCCGCCCGCACCGGGGAGCGCCTCCGGGACAAGGGCCTCCGGGAGCGGATCCTGGGCAAGGCGCCCCAGGGCTGGTAGCGTTCTCCCAGGGAGGGCTTTGCGTTGCGGAACCGGATCCACGCGTGCCTGGTGCTCCTGATGGCGGCGAGCCTCGCGCCGGCCCGGGCGCAGGCCGGCGGCTGGTACCTGGAGGCGGGGGCCGGGCGCCTTTCCGGGGATTTCGGAACGGCGGACACCGGACGGGTGGACCTGGCCTACGGCACCGTGGGCTATGCCTGGTCCCGCGCGTACCTGGACGTGACCGTCCCCGCCCTGCGCCTGGAAACCCGGTCCAGCGGCGGGAGCCGCCGGGCCTCGGGCCTGGGGGATGTGCTGGTGCGGGGCCTGCGGCGGGTGGTGGCGGAACCCGGGGGCTTCTCCTTCGATGCCGGCCTGGCGGTGAAATTCCCCACCGCCGACCCGGACGCGGACCTGGGCACGGGCCAGGGGGACGCCGAGGCCTTCCTGGCCCTGAACCAGCGCTGGGGCCGCTTCCAGGTGACGGTCCAGGGGGGCTGGATCCAGAGCCAGCCCCGGCCTGGGCAGCGGAACGGGCAGTACACGGCCGGGTGCGGCATGGCCTGGTATGCCAGCCGCACCAAGGTCTCCCTGGGCTATGCCGCGCGGGCGGCCCCGTACCCCGGCACGCCCTCGCCCCGGGAACTGGCCCTGGATGTGTACCGGGCCCTGGGCACCCGGTTCGCCCTGCGGGCCTCCTGGGCCGCCGGGCTCTCGGACGGTTCCCCCCATTCGAACCTGGGGGTGGGCCTCCTCTACTTCCCGTGAACCGGGCCCTGCCGCCCGCCCTGGGCGCCCTGGCCACCCTGGTGCTGCACCTTTCGGGCGCCCTGGGGCCGGTGGAGCTCCTCACCCGGGACCTCCTCCTGCGGGCGCTGCCCGCCCGGACCCCGGCCCACGTGGCGGTGGTCCTGGTGGACGAGGAGGCCCTGCGGCGCCTGGGCCCG is a genomic window containing:
- a CDS encoding DUF2795 domain-containing protein, with the protein product MTRGVGGESPSNIALHLKGIDFPCQKGDLVAHVRKGDPDPAVMKALDGLPDRKYTTMADVMEGFGEEQRS
- a CDS encoding chemotaxis protein CheB, with the protein product MHKAPRSTRTPKRIPPDVVDAVVRGGEAGLTDEELHDVLQVGSPGAPKERPPKLDFPLVALGASAGGLGAFEAFFSGLPDGQAGMAFVLVQHLAPDHASILASLLARYTELSVHEAVDGIRVQPDCVYVIPPGRDMALHDGALRLFLPAQPRGIRTTIDFFFRTLAEELGERAICIILSGTGSDGTQGVRMVKGEGGMVMVQAPDTTEFDGMPRSALSTGLVDYVLPPDQMMGALRHYVDHAFGDRRSRAATPSAVQALPQVVAVLRHRTTHDFSQYKESTVLRRLERRMVLHRLEKVEAYLDFLKTDPQEVDALFHDLLIGVTAFFRDREAFLELRRTVIPALLDGREPGGLVRVWVCGCSTGEEAYSLAILLRHHLEEHRLNLRVQVFATDIDRMAIDTARKGVYATCHVPDIPEEFLARFFTRDLENGTLLVNPSVRDMLVFSEQDVIKDPPLSRMDLITCRNVMIYMNVSLQRKIIPLFHYALNAGGILFLGSSETLGENGPMFQTVHRKHKLFRRREGILRVPELPPMNRPAREMGLRGRGEDRAGPLRLGDPRLGYRSMLEQALVNHYLQSALLTDDRGDILHVLGRCGAYLEPAQGDAAFNVLAMARPGLKSAMLSAFQEASRNKGQVGRRSVPFRPEGAPPMRVGITVRALPPSPILLTSPDHFLVVLEEEHRWEAHRDREAPPDPPQAPVEALVAALEDELRTKDAYIQTTLEEMATSNEELNSANEELQSINEEMSSANEELETSKEELQSVNEELGTVNAELQNKVAELSQAYSDINSLLSGTGVGILVVDRQLRIVRFTPALAQLINLVPGDVGRPLKHLSTNLVGPFQLDEEIRRVLATGASADFEVQARKGAWYLLHLRPSPPLDPAQDGVVVTCVDISCRRQVETDLGDWENQLTALNEAGFGVFRIDHQSGRTFLSAHLRAMLGLAAGREFTAEELSALLHPEGARLLPADRDETWSTSYAAGADRRVVTTLGRVIFEQTPEARIPVRESGICTTTLDGVVLTRQDGPPAPQGEEPSP
- a CDS encoding sensor histidine kinase, with translation MSMYGWTPDFDRPNKHDPWPEVRSFAEGLTPGSPPLSLVPGEDENVQDLINELIVAHLETQAQNEELRQAHWALEATREHYFELFHCAPLGSLVLDGKGIIRESNLAAEDLLQLPSRKLRNRPLGRFVQQEDHGAYAKCLAWSVQGGASRQCRVRLRQGGRFVPVAVALRRPMGAQPEAPLLANLLEMDGTGAERAPAPQVRLEPRMAGLTGLARRFSQETTRAMASIRSLVESQMVHAPPGSALARDLEAIRELCRMGRGFALGLAGFAKERLATVQSIDLNALVCDEMTLLKGQGAAVRVAPDLDPGLRLIPGDPSALATCLIHLCANALEAMPGGGTLGLATRNETEDAVLLEVSDTGAGMAPEVLERAAEPLFSTRRHRNAAGLGLSLVYGAMRAHHGRMELESALGEGTTVRLHFSAVRSV
- a CDS encoding response regulator transcription factor, whose product is MAEPGPSLLLAEDDAPFRERLATALRRRGLEVQAASCVPEALALAREESPEWALVDLRMPGGSGLDLVRELKGLDPETRVVVLTAYGSIATALEAVRLGAAHYLTKPADVDRILAAFTGGPSAPEEASTPSLDLVEWEHLQRVLADCEGNVSEAARRLGMHRRSLQRKLDRTRPPR